A single Marinitoga aeolica DNA region contains:
- a CDS encoding radical SAM protein has product MKGFIFKTKKGNSYFYSDITGEVIFIQSKEDIKNFYNKHQKMYTYDDKMVNITNIENDLKKRGSKELFFIVTEDCNLRCKYCAYSGEYSNMRTHNNVHMDYDIAKKAIDKYFSDISQTQKENPYFIPAIGFYGGEPLLNFDLIKKIIEYIKNKKYKCHFTITTNGTILNDEIIKFLVKNEISLALSLNGSKKEHDRLRVFSNEKGTFEIVYNNILKIKEKYPHYYKKYCSIIACYDYGTNLLKMKNFFDRSNLSERLIRLNMIGNSYTNWYNQYSEEEKEKFFSQMNELKNLYFQKIKKK; this is encoded by the coding sequence ATGAAGGGATTTATTTTTAAAACAAAAAAAGGAAATTCTTATTTTTATTCTGATATTACAGGAGAAGTTATATTCATACAATCTAAAGAAGATATTAAAAACTTTTATAACAAACATCAAAAAATGTATACTTATGATGATAAAATGGTTAATATTACAAATATTGAAAATGATCTAAAAAAAAGAGGAAGTAAAGAATTATTTTTTATTGTTACCGAAGATTGCAATCTTAGATGTAAATATTGCGCTTATTCAGGAGAATATTCTAATATGAGAACACATAATAATGTTCATATGGATTATGATATAGCCAAAAAAGCTATTGATAAATACTTCTCAGATATTTCACAAACCCAAAAGGAAAATCCATATTTTATTCCAGCTATTGGATTTTATGGTGGAGAACCTTTACTTAATTTTGATTTAATAAAAAAGATAATAGAATATATAAAAAATAAAAAATACAAATGTCATTTTACTATCACAACGAATGGAACTATATTAAATGATGAAATAATAAAATTTCTTGTTAAAAATGAAATTTCTCTTGCTCTTAGTCTTAATGGCTCTAAAAAAGAGCATGATAGATTACGAGTATTTTCAAATGAAAAGGGTACATTTGAAATTGTGTATAATAATATATTAAAAATAAAAGAGAAATATCCTCATTATTATAAAAAATATTGTTCTATAATTGCGTGTTATGATTATGGAACAAATTTATTAAAAATGAAAAATTTTTTTGATAGGAGTAATTTATCAGAAAGACTAATCAGACTTAATATGATAGGAAACTCTTATACTAATTGGTATAATCAATATTCAGAAGAAGAAAAGGAAAAGTTTTTTTCTCAAATGAACGAACTAAAAAATTTATATTTCCAGAAAATTAAAAAAAAATGA
- a CDS encoding huazacin family RiPP peptide: MKIVNDAKNESLKCFIVCSGACVVICSLDTITPLLDAMGVASYANAENVSL, from the coding sequence ATGAAAATAGTTAATGATGCAAAAAACGAAAGTTTAAAATGTTTCATTGTTTGTTCTGGTGCATGCGTTGTAATATGTTCTTTGGATACAATAACTCCTTTGTTAGATGCAATGGGTGTGGCATCATATGCTAATGCGGAAAATGTATCCTTATAG
- a CDS encoding sugar ABC transporter permease, translating into MAMIQKKNYLLRHIFLIIIIVIVLFPLVWVVTTSIRRDNAAFSPKLFSSRITLNYYRDLLFPRATVPELIKDINGTAHFIGKNSQLSLEEASKKLNNELSDFTAYISQTNTYLDDIDSNFKNLLSSLETNKEDIINDINKSRISELKNLEEIEKSMLSDITTDKISEELDNLKNSINEYYKLRNEILLTLNNIPKTTKNEKYYQDTLSTIFSTSPKYTLWKIKTYKKWLKIENNENISNLNSSVKTLIDKWKNISLSAKKIDSYFENLEKQMLGKDLENINLYETEMKNIQKNISITKNNISKIESLVVKYNNDLSSLLEIYAPDSLKIESAVNIFKKYKNQQINNSNVLALSNDINYISNTFLEINKNMASLADFENYKNAIEIYTKSFAWLKNYLIYINPELEYVSPAYKTLIETIKNVKTTLDTLNSVALNLKTNLEKLENYQNTLNKLNSELEITQEKYNELYSKNKSVLENFEKLKKYGEFTIIKSIAQIPISNYYESEYFSDILSSKLFEFYKPSKKDLNIFTLKKNIEEANEKFLESKASFKKIISEINPNLEKLENNSSDYLKINYGGYTADIEPVMKISSVYNSQYGPAKANISRASRIVSDLADSVKYKTLKSDLRNIDKNIYDLLDNWNPKQRKPFLRWLLNSIIVAGLTSILTVMITSVAAYPFSRMRFIGRKEGLLYLMLIQMFPAIMYMVALYGMLKFMGDYFGFIGLDTLSGLIFVYLGGVSFNMWLIKGYYDTIPDSLEESAMIDGATRFQTFWLIVLPLASPILAVVTILSFMGTFNEFVLARIVLSSEQNFTYAVGLQTFTSGPFETEWGLFTAAALLGAVPMVLLFLSMQKYLVGGLTQGSVKG; encoded by the coding sequence ATGGCTATGATACAGAAAAAAAATTATTTATTAAGACATATATTTCTAATTATTATTATTGTGATAGTACTTTTTCCACTAGTTTGGGTTGTAACAACATCCATCAGAAGAGATAACGCTGCTTTTTCGCCAAAACTTTTTTCATCAAGAATAACACTAAATTACTACAGAGACTTATTATTCCCAAGAGCTACTGTTCCAGAATTAATAAAAGATATAAATGGAACTGCACATTTTATAGGTAAAAATTCACAGTTAAGTCTTGAAGAGGCTAGTAAAAAGTTAAATAATGAATTATCTGATTTTACTGCATATATTTCACAAACAAATACATATTTAGACGATATTGATTCTAACTTCAAGAATTTATTGTCTTCTTTAGAAACAAATAAAGAAGATATTATCAATGACATAAATAAATCAAGAATATCTGAATTAAAAAATTTAGAAGAAATTGAAAAATCTATGCTCTCAGATATAACCACAGATAAAATATCAGAAGAATTAGATAATTTAAAGAATTCTATTAATGAGTATTATAAATTAAGAAATGAAATATTGCTCACATTAAATAATATTCCTAAAACAACAAAAAATGAAAAATATTATCAAGATACATTATCAACAATATTTTCCACATCACCAAAATATACTTTATGGAAAATAAAAACATATAAAAAATGGTTAAAAATAGAAAATAACGAAAATATTTCAAATTTAAATTCCAGTGTAAAAACTCTTATTGATAAATGGAAAAATATTTCATTAAGTGCAAAAAAAATTGACTCATACTTTGAAAATTTAGAAAAACAAATGCTTGGTAAAGATCTCGAAAACATAAACTTATATGAAACTGAAATGAAAAATATACAAAAAAATATTTCTATTACAAAAAACAATATATCAAAGATTGAATCATTAGTAGTTAAATATAACAATGATTTATCTTCTTTATTAGAAATTTATGCGCCAGATAGTCTAAAAATAGAATCGGCAGTTAATATATTTAAAAAATATAAAAATCAACAGATTAATAATAGTAATGTCTTAGCCCTTTCCAATGATATAAACTATATATCTAATACATTTTTAGAGATAAACAAAAACATGGCGAGCCTTGCTGACTTTGAAAATTATAAAAATGCAATTGAAATCTACACAAAATCATTTGCATGGTTAAAAAACTATTTAATATATATAAATCCTGAACTCGAATACGTATCTCCTGCTTATAAAACCTTAATTGAAACAATAAAAAACGTAAAAACAACTTTAGATACATTAAATTCCGTAGCATTAAATTTAAAAACAAATCTTGAAAAACTTGAAAATTATCAAAACACACTCAACAAACTAAATAGCGAATTAGAAATAACTCAAGAAAAATACAACGAATTATATAGTAAAAATAAATCAGTTCTAGAAAACTTTGAAAAATTAAAAAAATATGGTGAATTCACTATTATAAAAAGTATAGCTCAAATACCTATTTCTAATTATTATGAATCAGAATATTTTTCAGATATATTAAGTTCTAAGCTATTCGAATTTTATAAACCTTCTAAAAAAGATTTGAATATTTTTACATTAAAGAAAAATATAGAAGAAGCTAATGAAAAATTTCTGGAAAGCAAAGCTTCCTTTAAAAAAATTATCTCTGAAATAAATCCAAATCTTGAAAAACTTGAAAATAATTCATCTGATTATCTAAAGATTAATTATGGTGGTTATACTGCTGATATTGAACCAGTAATGAAAATTTCATCAGTATATAACTCACAATACGGTCCAGCAAAAGCTAATATTTCAAGAGCTTCAAGAATCGTTTCTGATTTAGCTGATTCAGTAAAATACAAAACATTAAAATCAGATTTAAGAAATATTGATAAAAATATATATGATTTATTGGATAATTGGAATCCAAAGCAAAGAAAACCTTTCTTACGATGGTTACTAAATTCTATTATTGTCGCTGGTTTAACTTCTATACTAACTGTAATGATTACCTCTGTTGCGGCATATCCATTTAGTAGAATGAGATTTATCGGAAGAAAAGAAGGATTATTGTATTTAATGCTTATTCAAATGTTCCCTGCTATAATGTATATGGTTGCATTATATGGAATGCTTAAATTCATGGGAGATTATTTTGGCTTTATTGGATTGGACACGTTATCTGGTTTGATATTTGTATACCTTGGTGGTGTTTCCTTTAATATGTGGCTTATCAAAGGTTATTATGATACAATCCCTGATTCACTTGAAGAATCTGCTATGATCGATGGCGCTACACGATTCCAAACATTCTGGTTAATTGTATTACCTTTAGCATCACCTATTTTAGCTGTTGTAACTATATTATCTTTTATGGGTACATTTAATGAATTTGTATTAGCTAGAATTGTATTATCAAGCGAACAAAACTTTACATATGCTGTTGGTTTACAGACATTTACATCAGGGCCATTTGAAACAGAATGGGGATTATTTACAGCTGCAGCACTCTTAGGTGCAGTTCCAATGGTATTATTATTCTTATCAATGCAAAAATATTTAGTTGGTGGATTAACTCAGGGTTCTGTAAAAGGATAA